Proteins encoded within one genomic window of Mycolicibacterium monacense:
- the cynS gene encoding cyanase: MTREQLTAEQAARLAKQLTWQQLADAIDRPVMWTIAALLGQHPIPVDSGKVLVDMLGLDEAAIPVLATVPMRGGLPTAVPTDPTIYRFYEVLQVYGGAIKELIHEEFGDGIMSAINFSIDVQRKPHPAGDRVVVTLDGKFLPYDWTAAEV, encoded by the coding sequence ATGACCCGGGAGCAGCTCACCGCCGAACAGGCCGCCCGCCTCGCGAAACAGCTGACGTGGCAACAGCTCGCCGATGCCATCGACCGGCCGGTGATGTGGACCATCGCCGCGCTCCTCGGCCAGCATCCGATCCCCGTCGACAGCGGCAAGGTCCTGGTCGACATGCTGGGTCTGGACGAGGCCGCCATACCGGTTCTCGCCACTGTCCCGATGCGCGGTGGCCTGCCCACCGCGGTACCGACCGATCCGACCATCTACCGCTTCTACGAGGTGCTGCAGGTGTACGGCGGGGCCATCAAGGAACTCATCCACGAGGAGTTCGGCGACGGCATCATGAGCGCGATCAACTTCAGCATCGACGTTCAGCGCAAACCGCATCCCGCCGGCGACCGCGTGGTGGTGACGCTCGACGGCAAGTTCCTGCCGTACGACTGGACCGCCGCCGAGGTCTGA
- a CDS encoding formate/nitrite transporter family protein encodes MSYVNPAQFVTKMIDAGETKAFMSTRDTVIRAYMAGAILALAAAFAVTITVQTGNALAGAVLFPVGFCLLYLLGFDLLTGVFTLVPLALLDKRRGVTVRSVMRNWGLVFLGNFAGALTVAFMMAIVFTYGFSVDPNEVGQKLGEIGHSRTVGYAEHGAAGMLTLFIRGVLCNWMVSTGVVAAMMSTSVSGKVIGMWMPIMLFFYMGFEHSVVNMFLFPSGLMLGGDFSIMDYLVWNEIPTVVGNLVGGLAFVGLTLYATHARTGTEWNRPVDPEQFTLPVEARA; translated from the coding sequence ATGTCCTACGTGAATCCAGCACAATTCGTCACGAAGATGATCGACGCCGGGGAGACCAAGGCGTTCATGTCGACCCGTGACACCGTGATCCGCGCGTACATGGCGGGGGCGATCCTCGCGCTGGCCGCGGCATTCGCGGTGACCATCACCGTGCAGACCGGTAACGCCCTCGCCGGCGCCGTGCTGTTCCCGGTCGGCTTCTGCCTGCTGTATCTGCTCGGATTCGATTTGCTCACCGGGGTTTTCACGCTGGTGCCGCTCGCCCTGCTCGACAAGCGGCGCGGGGTGACGGTGCGGTCGGTGATGCGCAACTGGGGGCTGGTGTTCCTCGGCAACTTCGCCGGTGCGCTCACCGTCGCGTTCATGATGGCGATCGTCTTCACCTACGGATTCTCCGTGGATCCCAACGAGGTCGGCCAGAAGCTCGGCGAGATCGGCCACAGCCGGACCGTCGGTTACGCCGAACACGGCGCCGCCGGCATGCTCACGCTGTTCATCCGCGGTGTGCTGTGCAACTGGATGGTCTCCACCGGTGTGGTCGCGGCGATGATGTCGACGTCGGTGTCGGGCAAGGTCATCGGGATGTGGATGCCGATCATGCTGTTCTTCTACATGGGCTTCGAGCACTCGGTGGTCAACATGTTCCTGTTCCCCTCCGGTCTGATGCTCGGCGGTGACTTCTCCATCATGGACTACCTGGTGTGGAACGAGATCCCCACGGTGGTGGGCAATCTCGTCGGCGGGTTGGCGTTCGTCGGGTTGACGCTGTACGCCACCCATGCCCGCACCGGCACCGAGTGGAACCGGCCCGTCGACCCGGAGCAGTTCACCCTGCCGGTGGAGGCGCGCGCATGA
- a CDS encoding molybdopterin-dependent oxidoreductase, with protein sequence MGPRKFPWRSPLRGRWLTSVLGAVLLVTLPIVTVTGLLSYIAYGPQFGQAIPADVGWLKLPTFDWPTDPAWLYRLTQGLHVGLGLILIPVVLAKLWSVIPRLFVWPPARSTAQLLERVSLLMLVGGILFEIVTGVLNIQYDYIFGFSFYTAHYFGAWVFIAGFLVHIAIKIPRMRAGLRSMPLRAVLRTDRAGTRPEAFEPDGLAPADPAEPTVSRRGALALVGGGALLMAVLTAGQTLGGVTRQAALLLPRGRSYGDGANDFQVNRTARAAGITPAATGAEWALTLRGGPRPIVLDRAALAALPQHTARLPIACVEGWSTTQTWSGVRLRDLAALAGVPEPASALVSSVERRGAFNRARLQANQIAHGDALLALRVNGADLSPDHGFPARVIVPALPGVHNTKWVSAIDFEAP encoded by the coding sequence ATGGGTCCCCGGAAGTTCCCGTGGCGCAGCCCGCTCCGCGGGAGGTGGCTGACCTCCGTCCTCGGCGCCGTACTCCTGGTGACCCTGCCGATCGTCACCGTCACCGGCCTGCTCTCCTACATCGCCTACGGTCCGCAGTTCGGTCAGGCCATCCCCGCCGACGTCGGATGGCTGAAGCTGCCGACGTTCGACTGGCCGACCGACCCGGCGTGGCTGTACCGGCTGACCCAGGGGCTCCACGTCGGGCTCGGACTGATCCTGATCCCGGTGGTGCTGGCCAAGCTGTGGTCGGTGATCCCCAGACTGTTCGTCTGGCCGCCGGCCCGGTCGACCGCCCAACTGCTGGAACGGGTCTCGCTGCTGATGCTCGTCGGCGGCATCCTGTTCGAGATCGTCACCGGGGTGCTGAACATCCAGTACGACTACATCTTCGGCTTCAGCTTCTACACCGCCCACTACTTCGGGGCCTGGGTGTTCATCGCGGGCTTCCTGGTCCACATCGCGATCAAGATCCCGCGGATGCGGGCCGGACTGCGGTCGATGCCGCTGCGCGCGGTGCTGCGCACCGACCGCGCCGGCACCCGGCCCGAGGCGTTCGAACCCGACGGGCTGGCGCCGGCCGACCCGGCGGAGCCGACGGTGAGTCGCCGCGGTGCGCTCGCGCTCGTCGGAGGGGGTGCGCTGCTGATGGCCGTCCTGACCGCGGGCCAGACCCTCGGCGGCGTCACCAGACAGGCCGCGCTGCTGCTGCCCCGCGGCCGCTCCTACGGTGACGGCGCCAACGACTTCCAGGTCAACCGCACCGCCCGCGCGGCGGGCATCACCCCCGCGGCGACGGGTGCGGAGTGGGCGCTCACGCTCCGTGGCGGCCCGAGGCCGATCGTCCTCGACCGCGCCGCGCTGGCCGCCCTCCCCCAGCACACGGCCCGACTGCCGATCGCCTGCGTCGAGGGATGGTCGACCACCCAGACGTGGAGCGGGGTGCGACTGCGCGACCTCGCCGCGCTGGCCGGGGTGCCCGAACCGGCGTCGGCCCTGGTGTCCTCGGTCGAACGGCGGGGCGCGTTCAACCGGGCCCGGTTGCAGGCCAACCAGATCGCGCACGGCGATGCGCTGCTGGCGCTGCGCGTCAACGGTGCGGACCTCTCGCCGGACCACGGCTTCCCCGCCAGGGTGATCGTGCCTGCGCTACCCGGTGTGCACAACACCAAGTGGGTGTCGGCGATCGATTTCGAGGCACCGTGA
- a CDS encoding class I SAM-dependent DNA methyltransferase: MLGNLYDRALDGERCWIRSGDGEVKTLPVRSWLGGRHADRLFDRAVVRLCEGPTIDLGCGPGRLVADLVRRGVPALGVDQSATAVELARRNGAPALRRDVFGALPGLGRWQTALLADGNIGLGGDPRRVLRRAAELLRPGGRCVVEFDSETQGVQKNLVRLESSNTVGPWFRWASVGVDCAAALAEEAGLVMTGLHPAGRRILATLATP, encoded by the coding sequence ATGCTGGGCAACCTCTACGACCGCGCGCTCGACGGGGAACGGTGCTGGATTCGCAGCGGTGACGGGGAGGTCAAGACGCTTCCGGTGCGCAGCTGGCTCGGCGGGCGGCACGCCGACCGGCTCTTCGATCGGGCCGTCGTGCGGCTCTGTGAGGGTCCGACGATCGATCTGGGTTGTGGCCCAGGACGTCTGGTCGCCGACCTGGTCCGGCGCGGTGTTCCCGCGCTGGGTGTCGACCAGTCCGCCACCGCGGTCGAACTGGCGCGGCGAAACGGTGCGCCTGCGCTGCGCCGCGACGTGTTCGGGGCGTTACCCGGGCTCGGGCGCTGGCAGACGGCGTTGCTGGCCGACGGCAACATCGGCCTCGGCGGAGACCCGCGGCGGGTGCTCCGGCGCGCCGCCGAACTGTTGCGCCCCGGCGGCCGATGCGTCGTCGAATTCGACTCCGAAACCCAAGGTGTGCAGAAGAATCTGGTGCGCCTGGAATCGTCGAACACCGTCGGACCCTGGTTCAGGTGGGCGTCGGTGGGGGTGGATTGTGCGGCCGCGCTGGCGGAGGAGGCGGGGTTGGTGATGACGGGTCTGCATCCCGCCGGGCGTCGGATACTCGCGACGCTGGCGACACCGTAG
- a CDS encoding TIGR04282 family arsenosugar biosynthesis glycosyltransferase has product MTQLPVTVLVVAKAPVPGLAKTRLAVTVGFEMAAVIASAALLDTLDAVLATPVQARVVALTGDLDDVHNGAVLRAKLAGFTVVDQHGDSFAERLAYAHVDAAAAVGDRPILQIGMDTPQVTADLLARCAQTLLGADAVLGPAVDGGWWLLGVRTAAMADCLREVPMSRDDTGELTRKALQDRGFDVVIVDELADVDTAADVEPVRRACPPGGRFPFATAAAGL; this is encoded by the coding sequence GTGACGCAGTTGCCGGTGACGGTGCTCGTGGTCGCCAAGGCTCCGGTGCCCGGGCTGGCGAAGACGCGGCTCGCGGTGACGGTGGGCTTCGAGATGGCCGCGGTGATCGCGTCGGCGGCGCTGCTCGACACCCTCGACGCGGTGCTGGCGACCCCGGTGCAGGCGCGGGTGGTCGCGCTGACCGGCGACCTGGACGACGTGCACAACGGCGCGGTGCTGCGCGCCAAACTCGCCGGCTTCACCGTCGTCGACCAGCACGGTGACTCGTTCGCCGAACGGCTGGCGTACGCCCACGTCGATGCGGCCGCGGCGGTGGGGGACCGTCCGATTCTCCAGATCGGTATGGACACCCCGCAGGTGACCGCCGACCTGCTGGCCCGGTGCGCACAGACGCTGCTCGGCGCCGACGCGGTGCTGGGCCCCGCAGTCGACGGGGGCTGGTGGCTGCTCGGGGTGCGCACCGCAGCAATGGCCGACTGTCTGCGCGAGGTGCCGATGTCGCGGGACGACACCGGTGAGCTTACCCGGAAAGCATTGCAGGACAGGGGGTTCGATGTGGTGATCGTCGATGAGCTCGCCGATGTGGACACCGCCGCCGACGTCGAACCAGTTCGGCGGGCATGTCCGCCCGGTGGGCGGTTCCCGTTCGCGACGGCCGCGGCGGGGCTGTGA
- a CDS encoding glycosyltransferase family 2 protein, with translation MPECPVTVVLPCLDEAESLPAVLAALPDGYRALVVDNNSTDGTAEVARRHGAEVVHEARPGYGAAVHAGVVAAGTPVVAVLDADGSLDPRELPALVAELDRGAHLVVGRRRAVPGLRWPWHARLGTAAVCWRLRRRHGLPVHDIAPMRVARRDDLLALGVRDRRSGYPLELLVRAAAADWRVVEFDVTYGPRTGGRSKVSGSLRGSVVAALDFWRVIE, from the coding sequence ATGCCCGAGTGTCCCGTGACGGTGGTGCTGCCGTGCCTGGACGAGGCGGAGTCCCTGCCTGCGGTGCTGGCCGCTCTTCCCGACGGCTACCGCGCGCTGGTGGTGGACAACAACAGCACCGACGGGACCGCGGAGGTGGCCCGGCGGCACGGGGCCGAGGTGGTGCACGAGGCGCGCCCCGGCTATGGCGCCGCGGTGCATGCCGGTGTGGTGGCGGCCGGCACCCCGGTGGTCGCCGTCCTCGACGCCGACGGGTCGCTCGACCCGCGCGAGCTGCCCGCTCTGGTGGCCGAGCTCGACCGCGGCGCGCACCTGGTGGTCGGCCGCCGGCGGGCGGTGCCGGGGCTGCGCTGGCCGTGGCACGCTCGGCTCGGGACGGCCGCGGTGTGTTGGCGGTTGCGGCGCAGGCACGGTCTGCCCGTCCACGACATCGCGCCGATGCGGGTGGCCCGCCGCGACGATCTGCTCGCGCTCGGTGTGCGCGATCGCCGTTCCGGGTATCCCCTGGAACTACTGGTCCGCGCCGCCGCCGCGGATTGGCGCGTCGTGGAATTCGACGTCACCTACGGTCCGCGCACCGGCGGGAGATCGAAGGTCAGCGGCTCGTTGCGCGGCAGCGTGGTGGCCGCCCTGGACTTCTGGCGGGTGATCGAGTGA
- a CDS encoding response regulator transcription factor — translation MTRVLIADDDSVVRDVVRRYLERDGLEVAIARDGTEALRLLGTERIDVAVLDVMMPGPDGMTLCRTLRQRGEHTVPVILLTALGEEDDRIAGLEAGADDYLTKPFSPRELALRVRSVLRRSPTPVGVTPVDLTVGALTISAAARSVTVDGRPVSLTNREFDLLLFFITHADTVFTREELLKQVWRWDFGDLSTVTVHVKRLRSKLGDQHRVQTVWGRGYMWSDTAGAREGLASGAVN, via the coding sequence GTGACACGCGTCCTGATCGCCGACGACGACTCCGTCGTGCGGGATGTCGTGCGCCGATACCTCGAACGGGACGGCCTCGAAGTGGCCATCGCCCGCGACGGCACCGAGGCGCTGCGACTGCTCGGCACCGAGCGGATCGACGTCGCCGTACTCGACGTGATGATGCCCGGACCCGACGGGATGACGCTGTGCCGCACCCTGCGCCAGCGCGGCGAACACACCGTCCCGGTCATCCTGTTGACCGCCCTCGGCGAGGAGGACGACCGCATCGCCGGACTGGAAGCCGGCGCGGACGACTACCTGACCAAACCGTTCAGCCCGCGGGAACTGGCCCTACGGGTGCGTTCGGTGCTGCGCCGTTCACCGACACCGGTCGGGGTGACCCCGGTCGACCTGACGGTCGGCGCCCTCACGATCTCTGCGGCCGCCCGCTCGGTCACCGTCGACGGCCGGCCGGTCAGCCTCACCAACCGCGAATTCGACCTGCTGCTGTTCTTCATCACCCACGCCGACACCGTGTTCACCCGCGAAGAGCTGCTCAAGCAGGTGTGGCGGTGGGATTTCGGCGATCTGTCCACGGTGACCGTGCACGTCAAACGGTTGCGTTCCAAGCTCGGCGACCAGCACCGGGTGCAGACGGTGTGGGGCCGCGGCTACATGTGGAGCGACACCGCAGGCGCCCGTGAAGGCCTGGCCAGCGGTGCCGTCAACTGA
- a CDS encoding sensor histidine kinase, whose amino-acid sequence MPSTDLWEIGAWALACSIPVVLAGALVIRLARTWSLAVSMVVLVLIPVIATFTGVLGASGFMITETFEPIAVVLVVVAVVTIPGAVMLGRYQARRTVWEQEIRDSERAAEMSRRQLVAFVSHDLRTPLAGIRAVSEAIADGLVGGDEVRAHAKHIEQESIRLSEMVDDLFEMSKINAGAVQPTFDRVALDEVVDDVLAAHRIAAERAGVQLRAELPDEPVRVLGSDRALVRVLSNLVANAIAHTPEGGRVQLALGSDENVAWARVDDTGVGIDEADLPRVFDVAYRGSNDRVPREDSSLPSGSGLGLAIAAGLVQAHRGTLSAHNLDTGARFEVRLPLASDVSD is encoded by the coding sequence GTGCCGTCAACTGACCTCTGGGAGATCGGCGCCTGGGCGCTGGCCTGCTCGATTCCGGTGGTGCTGGCCGGTGCGCTCGTCATCCGGCTGGCCCGCACGTGGTCGCTGGCGGTCAGCATGGTCGTGCTGGTGCTGATTCCCGTGATCGCGACCTTCACCGGCGTGCTGGGCGCCAGCGGATTCATGATCACCGAGACCTTCGAACCGATCGCCGTCGTGCTCGTGGTCGTGGCGGTGGTCACCATCCCCGGGGCCGTGATGCTCGGCCGCTACCAGGCCCGCCGCACGGTGTGGGAACAGGAGATCCGCGACTCCGAACGGGCGGCCGAGATGTCGCGACGCCAGCTGGTCGCGTTCGTCAGCCACGATCTGCGGACCCCGCTGGCCGGGATCCGGGCGGTGTCCGAAGCCATCGCCGACGGTCTGGTCGGCGGCGACGAGGTGCGGGCCCACGCCAAGCACATCGAACAGGAGTCCATCCGCCTCTCGGAGATGGTCGACGACCTGTTCGAGATGAGCAAGATCAACGCCGGGGCGGTGCAGCCGACGTTCGACCGGGTCGCGCTCGACGAGGTGGTCGACGACGTGCTGGCCGCCCACCGCATCGCCGCCGAACGCGCGGGAGTGCAACTACGGGCCGAACTGCCCGACGAACCCGTGCGGGTGCTGGGCAGCGACCGCGCGCTGGTGCGGGTGCTGTCCAATCTGGTGGCCAACGCCATCGCGCACACCCCGGAGGGCGGGCGCGTGCAGTTGGCGCTCGGATCCGACGAGAACGTGGCCTGGGCCCGTGTCGACGACACCGGGGTCGGCATCGACGAGGCCGACCTGCCGCGGGTGTTCGACGTCGCCTACCGCGGATCGAACGACCGTGTGCCGCGCGAGGATTCGTCGTTGCCGAGCGGTTCGGGGCTGGGGCTGGCCATCGCCGCGGGTCTGGTGCAGGCGCACCGGGGCACGTTGTCGGCGCACAACCTGGACACCGGCGCGCGCTTCGAGGTGCGGCTTCCGCTGGCCTCGGACGTCTCCGACTGA
- a CDS encoding NAD(P)/FAD-dependent oxidoreductase, giving the protein MSHSRPRVLIIGGGFGGLFCARRLSRADVDVTVLDRAAGHLFQPLLYQCATGKLSIGQISRPLREEFARHRNIRTLLGEAIELDPVARSVTALRPDETTFTVDYDVLVVAAGMRQSYLGNEQFAEWAPGMKTLDDALDIRQRLFTAFEIAETLPPGPERTSWLTFAVAGGGPTGVELAGQIREVATKTLAKEFHSIDPEEARVLLFDGGDRVLKTFAPALSLKANDTLRELGVELHFGVHVTDVRRDGITVTPKQGGPDQQFGTRTVLWTAGVEAVRFARHVAEVLGAETDRAGRITVGPDLTVAGHPEIFVIGDLAGREGLPGVAENAMQGGLHAASCIRRDLAGRPRRPYRYRDLGSAAYISHGHALLQVGPLRVSGYAGWVAWGLLHIAFLTGVSNRISTVATWLASIARTGRYHRAFMLGAGDRHDQRYTYSSWDLPEPAPEGN; this is encoded by the coding sequence ATGAGCCACAGCAGACCCCGGGTCCTGATCATCGGCGGCGGGTTCGGCGGCTTGTTCTGCGCGCGGCGGTTGTCCCGCGCCGACGTCGACGTCACCGTGCTCGACCGCGCCGCAGGCCACCTGTTCCAGCCGCTGCTGTACCAGTGCGCAACCGGGAAGCTGAGCATCGGGCAGATCAGCCGCCCGCTGCGCGAGGAGTTCGCGCGGCACCGCAACATCAGGACACTGCTGGGTGAGGCGATCGAGCTCGATCCGGTCGCCCGCTCGGTCACCGCGCTGCGTCCCGACGAGACCACGTTCACCGTCGACTACGACGTCCTGGTCGTCGCCGCCGGTATGCGGCAGTCCTATCTCGGCAACGAGCAGTTCGCCGAATGGGCGCCGGGTATGAAGACCCTCGACGACGCACTCGACATCCGGCAGCGCCTGTTCACCGCATTCGAGATCGCCGAGACCCTTCCGCCGGGGCCGGAACGGACGAGCTGGTTGACGTTCGCGGTGGCCGGTGGCGGACCGACCGGCGTCGAACTGGCCGGCCAGATCCGCGAGGTGGCCACCAAGACGCTCGCGAAGGAGTTCCACAGCATCGATCCCGAAGAGGCCAGGGTGCTGCTCTTCGACGGCGGGGACCGTGTGCTGAAGACTTTCGCACCCGCCCTGTCCCTCAAGGCCAACGACACCCTGCGAGAACTCGGGGTGGAGTTGCACTTCGGTGTGCACGTGACCGATGTGCGCCGCGACGGCATCACCGTCACACCGAAGCAGGGCGGGCCCGACCAGCAGTTCGGCACCCGGACGGTGCTGTGGACCGCCGGTGTCGAGGCGGTGCGCTTCGCCCGTCACGTCGCCGAGGTGCTCGGCGCGGAGACCGACCGGGCCGGTCGCATCACGGTCGGCCCGGATCTGACCGTGGCCGGCCACCCCGAGATCTTCGTCATCGGCGACCTCGCCGGACGCGAGGGGTTGCCCGGCGTCGCCGAGAACGCCATGCAGGGCGGTCTGCACGCGGCGTCCTGCATCCGCCGCGACCTCGCCGGCCGGCCGCGCCGCCCCTACCGCTACCGCGATCTGGGGTCGGCCGCCTACATCAGCCACGGGCACGCGCTCCTGCAGGTCGGACCGCTTCGCGTCTCGGGTTATGCGGGGTGGGTGGCGTGGGGGCTGCTGCACATCGCCTTCCTGACCGGGGTCAGCAACCGGATCAGTACCGTCGCCACCTGGTTGGCGTCGATCGCGCGCACCGGCCGATACCACCGGGCGTTCATGCTCGGGGCCGGGGACCGTCACGATCAGCGGTACACCTACTCCTCGTGGGACCTCCCGGAACCCGCCCCCGAGGGCAACTAG
- a CDS encoding NAD(P)H-dependent flavin oxidoreductase — MKTAICEQFGIDFPLFAFSHCRDVVAAVTNAGGFGVLGATAYTPEQLDRELSWIDEQVGGKPYGADIIVPAKFEGKGENLTRTDLVDRIPAEYREFVTQLLADHDIELDSAPKLGGSSLSGDTGRELLDVAMSHPIKLIANALGVPPDYMIEAGRERGVPVAALVGAREHAVKQVAAGVDLIVAQGTEAGGHCGEVTTLVLIPEVIAAVEETGTKVPVLAAGGIVTGRQMAAAVAMGADGAWTGSVWLTTEEAETAPHTVQKMLAATSRDTVRSAGRTGKPARQLVSDWTQAWAPRGDRRPLPLPLQNMLAEPLLRRIDILAAQGHPGAQQLATYFVGQGVGLMNKVKPAREVVREFIEDYLSAAERLNNSLPD; from the coding sequence GTGAAAACCGCGATCTGTGAACAGTTCGGCATCGACTTCCCCCTCTTCGCGTTCAGCCACTGCCGCGACGTCGTCGCCGCCGTGACCAACGCCGGCGGGTTCGGCGTCCTCGGGGCGACCGCCTACACCCCCGAGCAGCTGGACCGCGAGCTCAGCTGGATCGACGAGCAGGTGGGCGGGAAGCCCTACGGTGCGGACATCATCGTGCCGGCCAAGTTCGAGGGCAAGGGTGAGAACCTCACGCGTACCGACCTGGTCGACCGCATCCCCGCCGAGTACCGCGAGTTCGTCACCCAGCTGCTGGCCGACCACGACATCGAACTCGACAGTGCGCCGAAGCTCGGCGGCTCGTCGCTGTCCGGTGACACCGGCCGTGAACTGCTCGACGTCGCGATGAGCCACCCGATCAAGCTGATCGCCAACGCGCTCGGCGTCCCGCCGGACTACATGATCGAGGCGGGCCGCGAACGGGGCGTGCCGGTGGCGGCGCTCGTCGGCGCGCGCGAACACGCGGTCAAACAGGTCGCCGCCGGTGTCGACCTCATCGTCGCGCAGGGCACCGAGGCCGGCGGACACTGCGGTGAGGTGACGACGCTGGTGCTGATCCCCGAGGTCATCGCGGCCGTCGAGGAGACCGGCACCAAGGTTCCGGTGCTGGCCGCCGGCGGCATCGTCACCGGACGGCAGATGGCCGCGGCCGTGGCGATGGGCGCCGACGGGGCGTGGACCGGTTCGGTGTGGCTGACCACCGAGGAGGCCGAGACCGCCCCGCACACCGTGCAGAAGATGCTGGCGGCGACGTCGCGGGACACCGTGCGGTCGGCGGGCCGGACCGGTAAACCCGCCCGGCAGTTGGTGTCGGACTGGACGCAGGCCTGGGCGCCGCGCGGAGATCGGCGGCCGCTGCCGTTACCCCTGCAGAACATGCTCGCCGAACCCCTGTTGCGCAGGATCGACATCCTCGCCGCGCAGGGGCATCCGGGTGCGCAGCAGCTGGCGACCTACTTCGTCGGCCAGGGGGTGGGGCTGATGAACAAGGTCAAACCCGCGCGTGAGGTGGTGCGCGAGTTCATCGAGGACTACCTGTCCGCCGCGGAGCGGTTGAACAACTCGCTGCCGGACTGA
- a CDS encoding alpha/beta hydrolase — protein sequence MRRLARLVVIVVLVANGALALLWNQQRRLIYFPAPGPVPSATAVWSGARDVVVRTADGVDLGAWFFAAADRGPAVLVCNGNGGDRSMRAALALALRRMGLSVLLFDYRGYGGNPGRPTEDGLAADARAARDWLAAQPEVDPDRLAYFGESLGGAVAVGLAAARPPAALVLRSPFTSLADVGAVHYPWLPVRRLLLDRYPSIERIAGIHAPLLVIAGDRDDIVPAGLSRRLYDAAAEPKEFVLVPGAGHNDPELLDGPQMLEAIERFLRHTAVLGP from the coding sequence GTGCGCCGCTTGGCACGCCTTGTCGTTATCGTCGTCCTCGTGGCCAACGGAGCATTGGCGCTGCTGTGGAACCAGCAGCGGCGGCTGATCTACTTCCCGGCCCCGGGACCCGTGCCGTCGGCGACCGCGGTGTGGTCCGGCGCCCGCGACGTCGTGGTGCGCACCGCCGACGGTGTGGATCTGGGTGCCTGGTTCTTTGCGGCCGCCGACCGCGGGCCGGCCGTTCTGGTCTGCAACGGCAACGGCGGTGACCGGTCGATGCGGGCGGCGTTGGCGCTGGCGCTGCGGCGAATGGGGTTGTCGGTCCTGTTGTTCGACTACCGCGGTTACGGCGGCAACCCGGGGCGCCCCACCGAGGACGGTCTGGCCGCCGACGCCAGGGCGGCCCGCGACTGGCTGGCCGCGCAACCGGAGGTCGATCCGGACCGCCTCGCCTACTTCGGCGAATCGCTCGGCGGCGCGGTCGCCGTCGGCCTGGCTGCCGCGCGTCCACCCGCCGCACTGGTGTTGCGGTCACCGTTCACCTCACTGGCCGACGTCGGCGCGGTGCACTACCCGTGGCTGCCGGTGCGGCGTCTCCTGCTGGACCGGTATCCGTCGATCGAGCGGATCGCGGGGATTCACGCGCCGCTGCTGGTGATCGCCGGCGACCGCGACGACATCGTGCCGGCCGGGCTGAGCCGACGCCTGTACGACGCCGCCGCCGAACCGAAGGAGTTCGTGCTCGTGCCCGGCGCCGGCCACAACGACCCGGAACTGCTCGACGGACCACAGATGCTCGAGGCGATCGAGCGGTTCCTGCGGCACACCGCCGTCCTCGGCCCGTAG